One window from the genome of Aptenodytes patagonicus chromosome 4, bAptPat1.pri.cur, whole genome shotgun sequence encodes:
- the METAP1 gene encoding methionine aminopeptidase 1, translated as MAAVETRVCETAGCSSEAKLQCPTCLKLGIQGSYFCSQECFKGSWATHKLLHKKAKDEKAKREVSSWTLEGDVNTNPWSGYRYTGKLRPHYPLTPTRPVPSYIQRPDYADHPLGMSESEQALKGTSQIKILSSEDIEGMRVVCRLAREVLDVAAMMVKAGVTTEEIDHAVHLACIARNCYPSPLNYYNFPKSCCTSVNEVICHGIPDRRPLQEGDIVNVDITVYRNGYHGDLNETFYVGEVDEGARRLVQTTYECLMQAIDAVKPGVRYRELGNIIQKHAQANGFSVVRSYCGHGIHKLFHTAPNVPHYAKNKAVGVMKPGHVFTIEPMICEGGWQDETWPDGWTAVTRDGKRSAQFEHTLLVTDTGCEILTRRLDSIRPHFMSQ; from the exons GAATGCTTTAAGGGAAGCTGGGCCACTCACAAGTTATTACACAAGAAAGCAa aagatgaaaaagcTAAGCGTGAAGTTTCCTCTTGGACCCTGGAAGGTGACGTTAACACAAATCCCTGGTCTGGTTATCGATATACTGGTAAACTCAGGCCACACTATCCACTG ACACCAACAAGACCTGTGCCAAGTTATATTCAGAGACCGGATTATGCTGATCACCCGCTAG gaatgtCTGAATCAGAACAGGCTTTAAAAGGAACCTCTCAAATAAAAATACTCTCATCTGAGGATATAGAAGGGATGCGAGTAGTGTGTAGG CTTGCTAGAGAAGTATTGGATGTTGCTGCCATGATGGTGAAAGCAGGTGTAACTACTGAAGAAATTGATCACGCTGTTCATTTA GCTTGTATTGCAAGGAATTGCTATCCTTCCCCTCTGAATTACTATAATTTCCCTAAGTCGTGTTGTACATCAGTGAATGAAGTGATCTGTCATGGAATTCCTGACAGGAGGCCATTGCAGGAGGGAGATATTGTTAATG TGGATATTACTGTCTATCGTAATGGCTACCATGGAGATCTGAACGAGACATTTTATGTTGGAGAGGTTGATGAGGGTGCAAGGAGGCTTGTCCAAACAACTTATGAGTGCCTAATGCAAGCTATCGATGCAG TAAAACCTGGTGTTCGGTACAGAGAACTGGGAAACATTATTCAGAAACATGCTCAAGCAAATGGATTTTCAGTGGTTCGGAGCTACTGTGGGCATGGAATCCATAAACTTTTCCATACGGCCCCTAACGTGCCACATTATGCCA aaaataaGGCAGTTGGAGTCATGAAGCCAGGTCATGTATTTACAATTGAACCAATGATCTGTGAAG GTGGTTGGCAAGATGAAACATGGCCTGATGGTTGGACTGCGGTAACAAGAGATGGAAAGCGATCTGCCCAGTTTGAACACACACTTCTGGTCACTGATACAGGGTGTGAGATCTTGACCCGGCGGCTGGATAGTATTCGTCCCCATTTCATGTCCCAGTGA
- the LOC143159632 gene encoding alcohol dehydrogenase class-3 isoform X2: MRVRCAAEIGAVIYAWEAPAVIKCKAAVAWEAGKPLSLEEVEVAPPKAHEVRIKIVATAVCHTDAYTLSGADPEGCFPVILGHEGAGIVESVGEGVTKVKPGDTVIPLYIPQCGECKFCKNPKTNLCQKIRITQGKGLMPDGTSRFTCKGKQIYHFMGTSTFSEYTVVADISVAKIDAAAPLDKVCLLGCGISTGYGAAVNTAKVEPGSTCAVFGLGGVGLAVIMGCKVAGASQIIGVDLNKDKYAKAKEFGATECISPQDFKKPIQEVLAEMTDGGVDYSFECIGNVGVMRAALEACHKGWGVSVIVGVAAAGQEISTRPFQLVTGRTWKGTAFGGWKSVDSVPKLVTDYMSKKIKVDEFVTHTLPFDKINEAFELMHTGKSIRTVLKL; encoded by the exons ATGCGTGTAAGGTGTGCGGCAGAGATCGGTGCCGTTATTTATGCGTGGGAGGCTCCTGCT GTTATTAAATGCAAGGCTGCTGTTGCCTGGGAGGCAGGTAAACCTCTCTCTCTTGAAGAGGTGGAGGTTGCTCCACCAAAAGCTCATGAAGTTCGTATCAAG ATAGTTGCCACTGCTGTCTGTCACACTGATGCCTATACTCTGAGTGGTGCTGATCCTGAAGGATGTTTCCCTGTGATCTTGGGTCATGAAGGAGCAGGAATTGTAGAGAGTGTTGGGGAAGGAGTAACAAAAGTAAAGCCAG ggGACACTGTTATCCCTCTATACATCCCCCAGTGTGGAGAGTGCAAGTTCTGCAAGAATCCTAAAACAAATCTGTGCCAGAAGATAAG AATTACTCAAGGGAAAGGACTCATGCCTGATGGTACCAGCAGATTCACCTGCAAAGGAAAGCAGATTTACCACTTCATGGGGACTAGCACCTTCTCCGAGTATACTGTGGTGGCTGATATCTCAGTAGCCAAGATAGATGCTGCAGCACCTCTCGATAAAGTGTGCCTGCTGGGTTGTGGCATCTCTACTGGCTATGGGGCTGCTGTTAACACTGCCAAG GTGGAACCTGGCTCTACGTGTGCTGTCTTTGGTTTAGGAGGAGTTGGGCTGGCAGTTATTATGGGCTGTAAAGTAGCAGGAGCATCCCAGATCATTGGCGTTGACCTTAACAAGGATAAGTATGCCAAAGCCAAAGAGTTTGGAGCTACTGAGTGCATTAGCCCTCAAGACTTCAAGAAGCCCATACAGGAGGTGCTGGCTGAGATGACCGATGGTGGTGTAGACTACTCATTTGAGTGCATTGGTAATGTTGGAGTCATG AGGGCTGCCTTGGAAGCCTGCCACAAAGGCTGGGGAGTCAGTGTGATAGTCGGAGTAGCTGCTGCCGGTCAGGAGATCTCCACACGGCCATTCCAGCTAGTAACTGGGCGGACATGGAAAGGGACTGCATTTGGAG GCTGGAAGAGCGTAGACAGCGTACCGAAACTGGTGACTGACTACATGTCCAAAAAGATCAAGGTTGATGAATTTGTGACTCACACCCTGCCTTTTGACAAAATTAATGAGGCTTTTGAGCTGATGCATACAGGAAAGAG caTTCGAACTGTCCTAAAGCTTTAG
- the LOC143159632 gene encoding alcohol dehydrogenase class-3 isoform X1: MASGVIKCKAAVAWEAGKPLSLEEVEVAPPKAHEVRIKIVATAVCHTDAYTLSGADPEGCFPVILGHEGAGIVESVGEGVTKVKPGDTVIPLYIPQCGECKFCKNPKTNLCQKIRITQGKGLMPDGTSRFTCKGKQIYHFMGTSTFSEYTVVADISVAKIDAAAPLDKVCLLGCGISTGYGAAVNTAKVEPGSTCAVFGLGGVGLAVIMGCKVAGASQIIGVDLNKDKYAKAKEFGATECISPQDFKKPIQEVLAEMTDGGVDYSFECIGNVGVMRAALEACHKGWGVSVIVGVAAAGQEISTRPFQLVTGRTWKGTAFGGWKSVDSVPKLVTDYMSKKIKVDEFVTHTLPFDKINEAFELMHTGKSIRTVLKL; this comes from the exons ATGGCCAGCGGG GTTATTAAATGCAAGGCTGCTGTTGCCTGGGAGGCAGGTAAACCTCTCTCTCTTGAAGAGGTGGAGGTTGCTCCACCAAAAGCTCATGAAGTTCGTATCAAG ATAGTTGCCACTGCTGTCTGTCACACTGATGCCTATACTCTGAGTGGTGCTGATCCTGAAGGATGTTTCCCTGTGATCTTGGGTCATGAAGGAGCAGGAATTGTAGAGAGTGTTGGGGAAGGAGTAACAAAAGTAAAGCCAG ggGACACTGTTATCCCTCTATACATCCCCCAGTGTGGAGAGTGCAAGTTCTGCAAGAATCCTAAAACAAATCTGTGCCAGAAGATAAG AATTACTCAAGGGAAAGGACTCATGCCTGATGGTACCAGCAGATTCACCTGCAAAGGAAAGCAGATTTACCACTTCATGGGGACTAGCACCTTCTCCGAGTATACTGTGGTGGCTGATATCTCAGTAGCCAAGATAGATGCTGCAGCACCTCTCGATAAAGTGTGCCTGCTGGGTTGTGGCATCTCTACTGGCTATGGGGCTGCTGTTAACACTGCCAAG GTGGAACCTGGCTCTACGTGTGCTGTCTTTGGTTTAGGAGGAGTTGGGCTGGCAGTTATTATGGGCTGTAAAGTAGCAGGAGCATCCCAGATCATTGGCGTTGACCTTAACAAGGATAAGTATGCCAAAGCCAAAGAGTTTGGAGCTACTGAGTGCATTAGCCCTCAAGACTTCAAGAAGCCCATACAGGAGGTGCTGGCTGAGATGACCGATGGTGGTGTAGACTACTCATTTGAGTGCATTGGTAATGTTGGAGTCATG AGGGCTGCCTTGGAAGCCTGCCACAAAGGCTGGGGAGTCAGTGTGATAGTCGGAGTAGCTGCTGCCGGTCAGGAGATCTCCACACGGCCATTCCAGCTAGTAACTGGGCGGACATGGAAAGGGACTGCATTTGGAG GCTGGAAGAGCGTAGACAGCGTACCGAAACTGGTGACTGACTACATGTCCAAAAAGATCAAGGTTGATGAATTTGTGACTCACACCCTGCCTTTTGACAAAATTAATGAGGCTTTTGAGCTGATGCATACAGGAAAGAG caTTCGAACTGTCCTAAAGCTTTAG